Genomic window (Musa acuminata AAA Group cultivar baxijiao chromosome BXJ1-9, Cavendish_Baxijiao_AAA, whole genome shotgun sequence):
AAGAATGATTTAATTGGAAAGGAATATAGTTAGGGTTGACTCGACGATCCACGACAGAGGAGTTTACCAGCTCTGAGAAGGTGGACTTCCAACTTCAAAGTAATGCGGCGTCCAAATTAGGCGATCAGCAAAAGGTGGGCAGGTTGCTTGGCAGAGACCTTGACTTGTGGATCCACCCCAAGTCAAGTGCAGAGCCTCTTGGTTGATGgggaaagaagaaagagttgatgTGAGTGACAATGAAGTTGCGGCATACTGCCGTGGCAGTGAACTCGTGGTGCAAAAGCCGAGTCAAACGGATCCAATTCAATCCTTTTCCTCTCGCACGAGTAGGTTCTTAGCTTTCTTTTCTCCTGGTCGTCCTCCAACTTGTCACAGTGCATGTGTACCTATTCCGGGGATCTCATTCTTAAGGAAGAAGCCATCAGCTAAGTCAACATAACGTCGGTCTCCTCCTTCGGAGTCATGTGTTGCGCATGGCCTAATTGCGGTTCGGTGGCCTTTGGTCGAAGTCGGAATGCTCGGCTCACCTGTCCGAACTCGGAGTAAACTCCATGCATGACGACGtcgctgcctgcttcgttccgagAGTGGTGAAAACGTGAACGCTATATATCTCTGACTTCAGATATAGAATATTCACACAGTTAATGTGAGTCAGTTTAAGCCTAATCAAGATTCTCTCCGTTCCAAGGAAGCAACACATGCAGACCATATAGAAATGGTGAGGAAGGAGCGCAGCGCTTGCAGAGTTGGAGATGTTAATGGTGGCAGCAGTACTCGATCGCTGGAGTCAGAAGACCGACGCAAATCATGTGAAGCATCCAGTGACAGGAAGAGACCGCCGCCATTGATGGTGAGGCGAGAATACATCCAAATGAAAATGAAGCATCCGATTACTACTTAACACTGTCCAAAGATATTGACTGCGGATTTCTCTCTTTTTCGTTCTTGACTTTGTTTGGGATACTGCTGAAATCTTTAGATATAGGGGGAGTACAGATCTAGTAGTGTGATTGCATTTACTCATATTGGATtctcaagggaaaagaaagtaaCAAGGTTTTGAGATAAATGGTGGTTCAAAAACTAGTTCATTTCTCAGACGCAATATGGCAAACAGATGGTCGTCATGGACGATAAGCCCAATTTCTTGGGCTGTAGAACACAACTAAAAGAGCTTATCGAATCAAAGTTGCTGCGGCACCTTTTGGTCCATCCATCTCCAATCCTCTCTGATGGAGAAGTACTATAGCTTCGTCATTAGACAGTCAAGTGATCAAAGTTTTGAGATAATTAGATTCCATGAAAGCTTGGCCAGGCCTTGCGCTGTCCAGCGATGCCGCCAATGTGCTTGCGTTGATGTGCCAATAGAGAGCCTCAGTGTGTCATGGAGTAATCATCAACTAGGGTTTCCATAAAGCGAGAGACACTTTTCTCATCATGGAAGAGTCCAAGAATTATTGGCCACCCACATCATGGCTAGATCCAAACTTCTTCTAGAAGTGCAAGCGATGGCCCTCTCCTGTGTGCATGGACAAACGAACGGACAATGGACTCATGCATGAACAAGATGACATTCACCCAACAGAGGTGCGCTGTGTTCATGGACAAACAAACAGACGATGGGCTGATGCATGAACAAGATGAGATTCACCGAACAGAGGTGCACCGAAGGGGAAGGAGAGGACTGATGCAGTGAGTGGCCCAAAAGAATGGGCACATCAACAGAAGTCCATTAGAGAGGGAGGTGTCCGGGAAGAGTCTACACGAGAGAAAAAAAACCCAGTAGACCCACACAGCTGTCGTCACCTCCCCGAGAAGAAGACGATGGGTGGTGGCCACAAAGCTGTTCGATCGTTGTCGAGGTGGGGACACAACTCTCCTACAGCATCTCTGCAATGGAGCAGTCAAATGGATCCCTCCAAGAACAACAACAATGGCATGAGCCATTTCGAATAGTTAGAGACGGTGGTTCAGATGGATCGGTTCAAATTTGCACTGGCAAAGCCAAAATCTATGCAGCTGAAACAAGCACGAACGCACAGTAGATGATGGCAATCAACTTGCACTCCCGAAGGAGTAACGAGAGCGAAGAACTCTGCAACCACCATCGGCACCTCAtgcaacagcaacagcagcagcctgTGATGGTGGAACTATTCGACCAGGTAGTAGAACGCTTCATATAGATTAATCACACACCCGCATTTATGTCGGCATCTTGAATCACCTTGTCTTGTCTGTCGGGAATAATACTGTATTGGTGCACAGGGGATCCAAGAAATCCAACCAGCACTGCGTCTAATTTTGACCATCCGACCAAAACAAGTTGGAAGAGAATACAGGGAAATTGTTGTTGTGCTCTTCCTCTCCATTATTGATCAGTGTAAGCTTCCGTGCAGTCACTCCATTATTGATGTCATGGAAGGACAAGATCTAATTGTTTGAGCATGATGACGGCAAGGGCAATGGAGTCAGGTGGTCCCGGTGGGTCATCCGATGCCACGCCGCCCGATGTTGGCTGAGACAACACAAAGCTCTTCTCTTTATATCGGCGGCAGGCCCCCCCACCTCGGATGTGTTGATGCACAAGAGCCACTACAGAGAATATAGCAGTCAGCAAGAGGGGAAGATGCACGAGCTGCCAGCCATGTCGCAGGGGGGCTTCTTGCAGGAAGTGGCGGTCGGCAGCTACAACATCCACTACTCCCACCTCCCGCTCCCCTACGACGACGATGACTTCCTCCCCGGTCTGCACGTCGACGCCGAAGATGCCAGCTTGGTAATCTTGCTCCCCTGTGTTAATTCTCTCCAATAAATCCGTTCCATTATCTGCTTCGGTCGATCTGAGATCAAAGAGTGATGGAGGGACGTTAAGATCAACATACATGTTAACCTTCCACAGGAAGCGCCACCTTCTGAAAGCGACCAAATTGGAATTGTTTAGTTCAGTGGGACGCATCTATTAGATCATACAAGCAAACTTTTGTAGCTCAAAACCAAATAAAAAGAgagattttttgttgttgttgttgttggatgCTATGATGTCAAAGAAAAATgaagagaaacaaaaagaggTGGGTGTCATTGTGGCTGCCATGGTAGAAGTAGAAATTTCAGATTTAGGAACTCGCAATCTGGATTATCATAGTTGGAATGACTTGAAGAGTTACTATGCTTCCTTTAGCATTCACCAACACACACACAGTCTCAATTTGAAAGAACAGTAATGAGTTAAAATCTGAACACCTTGTGATCAGTTTTTGTACATGACAACCTTAATGAACATTTGTGTGCCTAAATATAATTTGTTTTGATTACACGTAAATGTGTATATtatagatcaaaaagtgtaatgaGTGCTTCAGAGTTAAAATCTACATATGATTGAAGAGCAAGAATTTACTTCATTGAGATTAGAAATCTTTTCCTTCTAACTTCTGGATTTTTGTCATAGGGAATCATGTTTGATGAGCAGGTGAAATCAGAATATGatatgggaggaggaggagatctaTTCAAAGCTCCAGAACCTTTCTTGGTAGAGGCAGAACTTGAACTAGATCCCATGGCAACTGCCGTGCCCATCATATACGGCGGAGGTGATGTAATCACAGAAATAATCAAGGTTGCAAGTATGGAGTCAATCCAAAATGATCATCTAGATGGCTTattctatgagtgcaagaagggcCTTCTGGAGGAGTCAGAGATCGAAAATTCAATTTCTGAACTTTTAGATGTCAAGATACCTGCAGTACAAATTGATGAGGTTCAGCCTTCAAAAGATCTTAGCCAAGCAGATGGATCGATGCAGAAGAGCATTAGTTCGGGGTGTTTAAATTCAGTGGAATGGGTTCCCAGAAGCACTATGAGACCAGAGTTCTTTGATTTCCAAGAATTAGATTTTGAAGCTGCATTTGGTTTGAAGAGATCATATAGCGAGAGAGATATTCGGGTATAAATAATCATTTTTCTAAGTGCT
Coding sequences:
- the LOC135592579 gene encoding uncharacterized protein LOC135592579, with amino-acid sequence MHKSHYREYSSQQEGKMHELPAMSQGGFLQEVAVGSYNIHYSHLPLPYDDDDFLPGLHVDAEDASLGIMFDEQVKSEYDMGGGGDLFKAPEPFLVEAELELDPMATAVPIIYGGGDVITEIIKVASMESIQNDHLDGLFYECKKGLLEESEIENSISELLDVKIPAVQIDEVQPSKDLSQADGSMQKSISSGCLNSVEWVPRSTMRPEFFDFQELDFEAAFGLKRSYSERDIRNLGTKNTRIGSTTAVCSSFEQLLTISDLKTEQRQLKLSRYREKKSKRNFGKKIKYACRKALADSQPRVRGRFAKTEECKHVDASIEADKL